The following is a genomic window from Mauremys reevesii isolate NIE-2019 unplaced genomic scaffold, ASM1616193v1 Contig123, whole genome shotgun sequence.
GAATCCGTGCCCACTGTGGGATGTGAGTGAGTGGCAGCAATGAACTAATCCTTTGGTGaaacacaaagggcctgatctgcATCTCCCTTGTAGCAGGAGtgtctctgctgaagtcagcggAGCGACGCTAGCGTGAAGTTTGGTTTTGCTTAAGCTCTCAGGCCCAGCAGAGACGCAGCAGGACGTCACTCAGCAGGCAGGGttaggggctccagctggcagctctggcggCTAATGGAATGTGACCCAACAGACCCCCAACGTTACAGCCCGTGAGCacggggttagtttggtttctcagCTCAGGCACAGGACTGACAACGGCGAGATCCGGAAAAGTCTGGTTAAGGTGGCGCAAGCTATGCAGCCTGATGTGCCCATTTTAAAAGCTGGGCCTTGTCTGATGCTGCTCTTCAGAGCTGGATCTTTAGGCACCAACCTAAGAAGCACGTCTGAAAAAAGTCAGGCCTCAGCATCTCCTACTCCACCGACACCAGTGGCAAAGTGCCTTTGGAGTTcactggcagggaggctcaggccacATGCAAGACACATTTCTCTGCTGGGGTAGATTGGAGACAGGAAATCAGGAACTGGGGaccagcaacacagctgtgttcATTGTGGAGTCAGAGTGACAGCTAGCGGTTCATTGCAGGTAGTGCAGCATTTAAATAGGTCACCTCAGCGGAGAGTTTTGGTCTACACCTGCCAGTTCTGAGTAACCCAAGAGAGTGTTCACCATTTACTATTAAATGTTATAGATTTTCCCCTCTGCGTTCTCTCCGTGCTCTCCCCCTAGTCCTGgctctcccagctgcccccacagAAATACTACCAATCGCACTGCATTATCTCTGGATGGgtgccagtcccagtcccagcgcTCACTGTGACATTGCACCATGTTCTTACTCTTGCTGCAGAAACTGACACAGGTGCACCCTGGAATCCAGGGTCTGATCTAGTGGGTTTGGTTGGAATCGCCCCTTGTATAATTCCTGGGTGTCAGAAAAACAGACGTAACACTCTGTTCTGCCCTGTTTGTGACAGAGGATGTATGACAACGGAGCCTCCAACGGATGACATTTAAAAGGCtatcttcccagactcccagcagctctgcccatTCTATCACTCCAGTCACTCTAGTCAAAGCAGCCCATCTAGCCTACCCAATGTGATCAGCAAACCGGCCTTTGACATTTTCCTGGTGTTTCAACAGACACCCACTCACACTAGAACTAGGTGAAATTTCAGCTGAAGATTTTTTCTGAAAAAGCTGCAGATCCAGGGACACCACCACATTTTAGGAGTTCATGGTAACAGTGTTCatgtagccaggttggtcccagaatattgaaGAGACAAAGGAGGTGTTTTAtaggaccaatttctgttggtcgagaggactagggtgaccagatgtctcaattttacagggacagtcccaatatttggggctttatcttatataggtgcctgttaccctccacccccgttctgatttttcacacttgctgtctggtcaccctagaggggacaagcttttgagctttacaGAGCTCTTCGGGGTCTGGGTAGGAAGCGGAGGATTTAGCTGTAACACTCCGGTTCTTTcctcagatctgaagaagagctctgtgtagcatgaaagtgtgtcccttcccccaacagaggttggtccgaGATAAGATCttttctcacccaccttgtgagtTCATGGTAGTTTCActaaattgttaaaaaaaaaacaactgaaaaaaaaatcacgtttcatttttttggtttgaaatgactttcaaaaattcctttaatcttattttaaaaaaatttatttaGAATggtcaaaattaaaataaatgtttcatttgacacAGAATAAAATTTCTCTCGATGTAGAGTCAAAatctttgaaacatttcatgtggTATTGGACTTGCAatcaattttgttttgatttttcagattGCCaccaacaaaaccaaaccaccactttcatgttgacttcaatggaggcaaGGCCAATTTACATAAGCAAGGATCTGGCTCGGTGTCTTTAAGTCAGAAATAGGCAGAAAGacccttttcttcctgttttaaagAGGGGCCCTGACCTTTGCcaggaaggggggatggagggCCCAAGGGGTCTCCCACGCTGCCACACACACCAGGCAGTCACAGTGCCTACACCAAGGAGTGTGGTGTCATTCGCCTACGTTACTTGGCACTCAGAGAAAGCTTCTGTCCCTcccagggctctctggagagctaTGGCTCTGTACTGCCCCCTCTACCTCAAGCCCGTGTATTTGGcagacaatctggcccttaacagGTGGCTTCTGCCTATCTACTGTGCACAGCTGCACATTTGAGCTGCTATAGCACTGTCAGACCAAGGATCTTCAAACATTTTGCAGACATTTACTGGCTTTCGCAGCACTCCAGGGAGGTGGATTTTAATTAGCCCCATTATCCATCTGGGCAAACTGAGACAGAAAGGTCATACAAATCAGTGTCGGGGAGATTGCAGTATTTCTGTTACAGCAGCACCCAACAggggccaggcactgtacagctgGATTAGAACTCAAGACTCCTAATTCCTGCCCTGCCATCACATTTCCTCCAGCTAGACAGCTGCAAAACTAAAGCTTGCTAATGCCACCAATATTGATGGTTTGAGCAAGAACCATTGTTCtcatttctcttcccctccccatctcccagctacaccctgctgatgtgcattgGTGTACTACTGGGCTGTTTTTGGGTAAAACCAGTTCACCAGCCTGTTTGTTACATTgcttttggtgggggagggggtgttttaattctctctctctcatcctccctcccccgcagcccttTCCAACCGAATCTCGACACCCATCTTTCACACAGATCACCGAGATGAAGGTTAACATTAATTAAGGTGCATGCTATGGCTTTCTCAAGGAGCTGTCCCATCTCTGTCGCTTCCAGGTTCTTTCTTCACCCAGCTGGTATGTTTAGAGACTGCCACAATCAAGCTTGAGATCTGGGATACTGCAGGACAAGAGAAGTACCATAGTATTTGCCATCTTTATTACAGGGGGGCGGATGCTGCCCTTCTTGTATATGACATAGCCAGAAAGGTAAGACCAGCGATGGcttgttctcctgcctctctcctccagaAGGGTTTGCCTTTAACTTTCTAAAATATCCAGACTGAATCTTGATCATGCAGCCACACCGCTGGTAGGCTGCAATAGTTCTAGTGTACAGACATTTCAACCAAGACTGCTTTTTCCTGCACACATCACGTAAGGGCTACACATCATGGGCAGGTTTATCCTTCCTCTTCTGGAAAGATGGGTGAAGACATGCAAGGAACTGGTACAGACATTTCACGTACAGTGGACAATAAATGCTCACGCTTTCCCCCTCAAAGCCAAGATTTCTCTATctacccccacctcccagcccaaTCCAGCTCACCAGCCAAGTAGGTAATGAGGGAACATCACTAAGTTCTCTTTGTTCCCTTACCCTCATGAAACATACACACCTTCTGGATGTGGTGTCCTGTCCCATCTAgaggcaccaagaccacttagagcaggggtaggcaacctatggcatgggtgccgaaggctgcacgcaagctcattttcaatgcctgggtcctggccactggtccaggggaccctgcattttaatttaattgtaaatgaagcttcttaaacatttttaaaaccttatttactttacatagaacaatagtttagtttatatattatagacttatagaaagagaccttctacaaacattaaaaggtatgactggcacgcgaaacgttaacttagagtgaataaatgaagactcggcacaccccACCCCTGAATTAGACATAGAGAGATAAAAAGattctgctctacagccttagctaggaggcagttggcttttagctcatgcggtagaggctcatacaATTAAgttccagaggccccaggttcaatcccacctgctGACAACCGGGGTCTATTGGCATTACACTCACTCCCAGCTCCCTAGACTTTAAGGATGATATAGTGACAAAGATTAAATGCATCTGTTAGTTGGCTTACACTAACGTCTGTTTCTGATGGACTGTTCCACAGGGCTATGTTGTATGATCTCCCACTACGTTATGCATGTCTTTTCCCTTTTACTGGTAATACGCAAAACACAGGAACTGCAACACCGAGGGCCATATGTCTGTATTACTGCCATGGTAGTTACAGAAGGAGGAGACCATAGGCTGCTGACGAGTAACATCTCACAGTAACAGAACTTTATTGAAGAGATAGACCAAGCTTTTAAGAATCCTTACCCCATCACAAGAGAGCCCAGTCACCTCAGCCCATCACCTGTAGGCTGGTCTATGACCCACTGAAGATCCATGGTGGCTGGGTCATGTCTGATGGAGAAGTCATCCACCTTGGCTTTGGGGAAGGAAGTACATTTAGAGCTGGTTCCATGCTGAGTAGTGCTCCTAGCATCACTACCTGTGACAAGCTGCACATAACCCATTTGTTTCTACAGGTTTTAGCCCTCACCTGCCAATCTGCTTCTCTGCACGAGCAGGGGGCAAGGTCTAGGGTGCACTtgtgtgttgtgcactaactggcccataAGGACCTGCTGGCACGCACGGAGAGTTCCCTAGTGTGTGTCACTGCAGCACGCACAGGCCTGTTAGTGCACAACACACTGGAATGTGTCCAACTCCAGTGCAGACTAATGCATCATGCAGATGAGTTCTGAGCCTTAAGGCTCCTTGTACATCATTAGTCTGACAGTGCAAGTGCTGGAGCTAACGACGGGGGTATGAGGCCCTAAGGCAGTTTGCAGCATCCGGCTTGGAGATTTGTTCCAGAGCCACCCTTGCAAATAGCTGGAGATTTCTGCATGCTCCTCTTCCTACTTCTCAGCCACTAGTCAGGAGAACCGCAACTTGCCCTGCTACACTAGTGTTTGTGTCCGTTCCGAGCTCGCTTCTCCAGGTTGGCACCATGCAGCCCTGTCCACACTGGGCAGGGCCCTGTCACACCTGAGGTGTCTAATCATACAGGGAGGAGCTGTGCCTCCCTGCCAGGCCTAAGGACAAGATCCAATACCTTGTAAATGGAGCCCTTATTTGCACCACTTTCCAGGACATTTACCAAGCTGGATGTGATTACTGTGCAGAACACACCTAAGTCTACTTTGAAATAACCCTGTTTTTGTACCTTCCCCACCCAACTAGGAGGCGGAGGAGTTTGCAAAGAGCAAAAGCTTAATTTCCGTGGAAACGTCCACAAAATCCAACCACCAAGTGACCGAGGTGTTTATGGCCATAGATCAGTTCCAAGTGAGAAGCCGCTGGACAGGTAACAGCACTAGAGAGGTCTGTGCCAGTTCTTTGCCTTGTGAGCGATAGCACAGCACCGCTTGTCTCCTCCCAGTTGCTCAGGGGCAATTAGGGTTGAGTCACTTGACCTGAAGAGGTCCAGGAACTGGAAAGTCTTTACTGTGACTGCAGCAGTGCATTGTCTCTAGGCCTAGACAAGAGGTGACTGGTACACTCTGGCCTGTAAAGCCTCACAGCTGCCAAGAGCGAGCGAGACAGATCCAGAGCAGTGGCTTCCCCATTCCAAACACGGACAggctgcccccctgctgccccccatcccaacttCTGAGACAAGCAAACTTCTGGAGTGGTTCTGCCTTTGCCCGCCGGGGTGAGGGTGGAACCTGCTGAGCGCTGAATGGGGAGGAGGTTCACCCACCCTTTGGAACACCAGTCACTGGCCCTAGCAATGGGGAAGTGGGaatttctccccactccccagattCCTCACTGTCACTCCCAGAGGATCTCTTCTCTCCGAGACCCATTCCCCTTGGCCCCAGTTATGATCCTCAAACAAACCAAGCCATGTTTCTTTCATCCCTCAGGCCAGAGTCCTCACCCAGATTGGAAAACAAGATCCCTGCATCCTTCTTCCTTAGGGTGTAGAATAAAGCCCTCGAATCGGctaggacagtggctctcaacctttccagattactagaaatcaggagcctgatttgtcttgcgtaccccaagtttcacctcgcttaaaaactacttgcttgcaaAATCAAATATACAGATGTGTCGCAGCACACGATTACTAAAGAACTGCTTACTTTCTCTTTTACCATCAttaaattagaatataaatattgtacttacatttcagtgtatagtgcacagagcagcataaacaagtcattgtctgtataaaatttgagtttgtactgacttagctACTGCTTTTTAATGTGGCCTGTTGGAaacctaggcaaatatctagatgagctgatgttccccctggaagacctctgcgtacccctggttgagaaccacggggCTAGGCAACAGAGCCAGAGGCTCAGCTAGACTGAGTCAGCCTCGCTCAACTGGACTGGCCCAGAGAGTCTTTGAGGTTTCTTCTTTCTTCAGAGGACAGACACATCCAGCCCCCTCCCAAGAACCAGTTATGCCCAGAGACAATCCCGAGTGGTCAGTCCTCCCTTCACACGAATGCCGACTACTGCCAAGCCACCAACGACGCTGGGTTCATGGGAGGCTAACCAGAGCCAGCAGTTTGTATACTCTTCCTACGAGCCTTTTCTTCACCGCATGCAGGCCTGGAACCCTGGGGCTCTGTCtcactccaagtgtgatttggccttcctaatttcactcctgcatgcctgagcaatacttttatactcctccctggttatttgtccaatcttccacttcttataagctgtttttttgtgtttaagatgagcaaggatttcactgttgagccaagctggtcgcctgccatatttacttttcttcctacatatcgggatggtttgttcctgcaacctcaataaggattctttaaaatacagccagctttcctcgactcctttccccgtcatgttattctcccaggggaccttgcccatcagttccctgagggagtcgaagtctgcttttctgaagtccagggtctctgttctactgctctcctttcttccttgtgtcaggatcctgaactcgaccatctcatggtcactgcctcccaggttcccatccactattgcttcctctactatttcttccctgtttgtgagcagcaggtcaagaagagcttttcccctagttggttcctccagcacttgcaccaggaaattgtcccctacactttccagaaacttcctggattgtctgtgcactgctgtattgctctcccataagaacataagaacataagaaaggccgtaccgggtcagaccaaaggtccatctagcccagtatctgtctaccgacagtggccaatgccaggtgcccctgagggagtgaacctaacaggcaatgatcaagtgatctctctcctgccatccatctccatcctctgatgaacagaggctagggacaccattcttacccatcctggctaatagccatttatggacttagccaccatgaatttatccagtccccttttaaacattgttatagtcctagccttcacaacctcctcaggtaaggagttccacaagttgactgtgcgctgcgtgaagaagaacttccttttatttgttttaaacctgctgcctattaatttcatttggtgaccccttgttcttgtattatgggaataagtaaataacttttccttatccactttctcaacatcactcatgattttatatacctctatcatgtccccccttagtcttctcttttccaaactgaagagtcctagcctctttaatctttcctcatatgggaccctctctaaacccctaatcattttagttgctcttttctgaaccttttctagtgctagaatatctttttgaggtgaggagaccacatctgtacacagtattcgagatgtgggcgtaccatggatttatataagggcaataatatattctcagtcttattctctatccctttttaatgat
Proteins encoded in this region:
- the LOC120392918 gene encoding ras-related protein Rab-17-like; translated protein: MAPRRTQQVGVGPSTEQDYISKVVLLGSAAVGKSSTAFRCVKNDVRESVPTVGCSFFTQLVCLETATIKLEIWDTAGQEKYHSICHLYYRGADAALLVYDIARKEAEEFAKSKSLISVETSTKSNHQVTEVFMAIDQFQVRSRWTGQSPHPDWKTRSLHPSSLGCRIKPSNRHIQPPPKNQLCPETIPSGQSSLHTNADYCQATNDAGFMGG